Proteins from a genomic interval of Thermoanaerobacterium thermosaccharolyticum DSM 571:
- a CDS encoding SHOCT domain-containing protein, with protein sequence MIEGANHLPYNPQETNYTKITQEEIQREVDYWRAYKILQKMLKARLISEEEFHKIDKLNLKTFSPMYAQLMA encoded by the coding sequence ATGATAGAGGGGGCTAATCATTTACCATATAACCCGCAGGAAACGAACTATACAAAGATAACACAGGAGGAAATTCAAAGAGAGGTTGATTACTGGCGGGCATATAAAATCCTGCAAAAGATGCTTAAAGCGAGACTGATTTCAGAGGAAGAATTCCATAAAATCGACAAGTTAAATCTTAAAACTTTCTCTCCGATGTACGCACAGCTTATGGCCTAA
- a CDS encoding recombinase family protein, with protein MRKVTRIDGNNALQAFKPKVRVAAYCRVSTDSDEQMASLEAQKDHYESYIRANPDWEFAGIYYDEGISGTKKENRTGLLRLLADCENKKIDFIITKSVSRFARNTTDCIEMVRKLTDLGVFIYFEKENINTQRMEGELVLTILSSLAENESLSIAENSKWSIRRRFQNGTYKIAYPPYGYDYVDGKLLINKEQAEIIKRIFSEALAGKGTQKIADGLNLDKIPTKRGSHWTATTIRGILSNEKYTGDVLLQKTYTDENFKRHYNRGEKDQYMIKDHHEAIISHEEFETAQEILKQRAKEKGVIKGSSKYQKRYPFSGKIKCAECGSNFKRRIHGSGDRKYIAWCCTKHIKDASSCSMKFVREDAIHQAFVVMINKLIFGHKFILRPLLQSLKKTNYSDNITKIQEMETKIKENTERVQVIMGLMAKGYLEPALFNTQKNELLKEAALLKEQKEAIKRTIDGSQTILVEVEKLLKFATKAEKQIDAFDSEIFEDFTREIIVFSQEEIGFKMKCGLNLRERMVR; from the coding sequence GTGAGAAAGGTAACAAGGATTGATGGAAACAATGCTCTCCAAGCTTTCAAACCAAAGGTAAGAGTGGCAGCTTATTGCAGGGTTTCAACCGATAGTGATGAGCAAATGGCAAGCCTGGAAGCACAAAAAGACCATTATGAATCCTATATAAGAGCAAATCCTGATTGGGAGTTTGCAGGGATTTACTATGATGAAGGCATATCAGGCACAAAAAAGGAAAACCGAACTGGACTTTTAAGGCTGCTTGCAGATTGCGAAAACAAGAAAATTGACTTTATTATAACCAAGTCAGTCAGCAGATTTGCCAGAAACACAACCGACTGCATTGAAATGGTGCGAAAACTTACCGATCTCGGTGTTTTCATCTATTTCGAGAAAGAGAATATAAACACGCAGCGCATGGAAGGCGAATTGGTGCTGACAATTTTGAGCAGCCTTGCAGAAAACGAGTCATTATCCATTGCAGAAAATAGTAAGTGGTCTATCAGGCGCAGGTTTCAAAACGGAACATACAAGATTGCATATCCTCCCTATGGTTATGATTATGTGGATGGAAAGTTATTAATTAATAAAGAACAGGCTGAAATCATAAAGCGGATTTTTTCTGAAGCTTTAGCAGGTAAAGGTACACAGAAAATTGCCGATGGGTTAAATTTGGATAAAATCCCAACAAAGAGAGGTTCGCATTGGACAGCGACCACTATCCGCGGTATTCTTAGCAATGAAAAATATACCGGGGATGTCCTTCTGCAAAAAACATATACAGATGAGAATTTTAAGCGGCATTATAATCGTGGGGAAAAAGATCAATACATGATAAAAGATCATCATGAAGCCATTATATCCCATGAGGAATTTGAAACTGCCCAAGAGATATTAAAGCAAAGAGCAAAAGAAAAAGGTGTAATTAAGGGAAGCAGCAAGTATCAAAAACGTTACCCATTCTCGGGGAAAATCAAATGCGCAGAATGTGGCAGTAATTTTAAGCGTCGAATTCATGGCAGCGGTGACCGTAAATATATTGCATGGTGCTGCACAAAGCATATAAAGGACGCATCAAGCTGTTCAATGAAGTTTGTCAGAGAGGATGCAATCCATCAGGCCTTTGTTGTTATGATTAATAAGCTTATTTTCGGTCATAAGTTCATTCTAAGGCCATTGCTGCAAAGCTTAAAGAAGACAAATTACTCAGATAACATAACAAAGATTCAGGAGATGGAAACAAAAATCAAAGAAAATACAGAGCGGGTTCAGGTAATTATGGGACTTATGGCCAAAGGATACCTGGAACCCGCTCTTTTTAATACACAGAAAAATGAGCTGCTTAAAGAAGCGGCTTTATTAAAAGAACAAAAAGAAGCCATAAAACGCACAATCGATGGGAGTCAGACTATCCTCGTTGAGGTTGAAAAGCTTCTTAAATTTGCAACGAAAGCTGAAAAACAGATTGATGCATTTGATAGTGAAATATTTGAGGATTTTACCCGCGAAATCATTGTGTTTTCACAGGAGGAAATAGGTTTCAAAATGAAATGCGGATTGAACCTGAGGGAAAGGATGGTGAGATGA